The DNA sequence CGGAAGGAGCCGTGGTGACCGGTACCGCAGCCGACATGACCAGCGCGGCCGACGTGACCAGCACGGCGGCGCGGGTACCGGACCTGCCGGCACTGGACCACGCGATAGCCGGCTGCCGGGCCTGCCCCAACCTGGTGGCCTGGCGGGAAGAGGTCGCCGCGACGAAGCGGGCGGCGTTTCGTGACCAGACCTACTGGGGCCGTCCGGTCCCCGGCTTCGGGCCGCCGGACGCCCGGATCGCGATCCTCGGGCTGGCGCCGGCGGCGCACGGCGGCAACCGCACCGGTCGGGTCTTCACCGGCGACCGCTCCGGCGACGTGCTGTTCGCCGCCCTGCACCGCGCCGGGCTGGCCAACCAGCCGACCAGCGTCGCCGTCGATGACGGTCTGCGGCTGTCGGACACCCGGGTGGTGGCCGCTGTCCGCTGCGCCCCGCCGGCGAACCGGCCCACCCCGGCCGAACGGGACACCTGTGCGCCCTGGCTGCACCGGGAGATCGCCCTGCTGAGACCGACGCTGCGGGTGGTGGTCGCGCTCGGCGCGTTCGCCTGGGCCGCGTGGTGGCCGGCGATGACCCGGGTGTACGGGCGACGACCGCCCACACCCCGGCCGGTGTTCGGCCATGGGGCACACTGGTCGGGCGGCGGGGCGGTGCCCGACGTGCTGGGCTGCTACCACGTCAGCCAGCAGAACACGTTCACCGGACGGCTCACTCCCGCCATGCTCGACGAGGTGTTCACCGAGGTGAATCGCCTGGCGGGGCGGATTTGATCGGGCCGAGACGACCACTGGAGGACTCGAGGGGGCACCCGCCGGCAATGGATTCCGCGGCTATCCGCAGGCTGTGGCCACTCGCCGCCGTCGCCGTACTGCTCGCGCTGACCGCGGTCGCGGCGGCGAACTCCACCCTGCCGGTCGGTCGCACCGACGCCACCGTCGAACGGGACATTCCCGCGCTGCCGGACTACCAGCAGCCGCAGACGGCACCGACGTACCAGCCGCCGCCGGACGACTTCGCCGCCGCCGACCAGCAGCAGCTTCCGTCCTGGGTTCCGCTGCTCGCCGGGGCGCTGTGCGGCCTCACCGTGCTGGTCGTCGCCGGCTTGCTGCTGTGGACCCTGCTGCGTGACGTGGTGCGGCGCCGACCCCGGTCGACCCCGGTCGGTATCCGTCGCCGGAGCACCGCAGGGCCCGGCCCGGCCAGCACCGCCGAAGTGGTCGCCGCCGTCGACGCCGGCCTGGTCGAGCTCTCCGCCGCCGACGCCGACCCGCGCCGGGCGGTGATCGCCTGCTGGGTACGGCTGGAGCAGGCCGCCGCCGCGGCCGGCACCCCCCGCCAGATCGGCGACACCCCGACCGACCTGGTCACCCGGCTGCTCGCCGGGCACGAGATCAGCGCCGAGGTGCTGTCGGCGTTCGCGGGCGTCTACCGCGAGGCCCGCTACGCCCGGCACGACGTCGACGAACGGACCCGGGAGCAGGCGCGGTGGGCGCTGCGCCGGCTGCGTACCGAGCTGACCGCCGCAGTCGGCCCCGGCGAAGGCGAAGGCGGGCCGGCCGGTGAGTGACCCGCAGACCAGCATCGACGACCTGCTCTACCACGACGAGGAGGCGCCGCCCCGGGAGCGTCGCGCACCCGGCCGGGTCCGGTCCTGGCTGACGGCGCTGGCGCTGGCCGCCGCCGGCACCGCTGCCGTCCTGCTCGGGCTGCGGCTGTTCGGCCTGACGGTGCCGGTCGAGGCGGTCTTCGCCGGCTGCCTCGCGCTGGTGGTGCTGCGCCGCACCGTACGGTCGGTCGCCGCGCCGCCCCCGGTCAAGCTGCGCCGGGTCGGCTCCGACCCGGAGGACGGCAGCTACGTCTTCGGCAGCGAGGACGGCCTGCGGGAGGCGGTCGGCCGGTGGGAGCGCCGGCTGCGGGCCGGTCAGGGCGACGCGGGCCGGTTCGCCGAGGTGACCCTGCCGGCGCTCGGCGAGCTGGTCGACGAGCGGCTACGGCACCGGTACGGGCTGACCCGGGCCACCGACCCACAACGGGCCCGGGAGATCTGCGGGGACGAACTGTGGAACTTCCTGAACACCCCGGCCCGGCGTAAGCCGTCGGCCAAGGACTGCGCGGTGTTCGTCAGCCAATTGGAGATGATATGAACGACGTGGTGGCAGCCCCGACCACCGAGGTCAGCCGGCTCGCGCACGCCGTACTGGACTCGGTCGGCACCGTGCTGGTCGGCAAGCGGGACGCGCTGGAGCTGGTCCTCGCCGGCATCCTCGCCGGCGGGCACGTGCTGCTGGAGGACCTGCCCGGGCTGGGTAAGACGCTGACCGCCCGGTCGTTCGCCCAGGCGTTGGGGCTGGACTTCCGTCGGCTGCAGTTCACCCCCGACCTGCTGCCGGCCGACGTCACCGGTTCGTTCCTCTACGACCAGCGCAGCGCCGACTTCACTTTCCGGGCCGGTCCACTGTTCACCAATCTGCTGCTCGCCGACGAGATCAACCGGACACCGCCGAAGACCCAGTCGGCGCTGCTGGAGGCGATGCAGGAGAAGCAGGTGTCGGTCGAGGGGGTCACCTACCGGCTTGAGGCGCCGTTCCACGTGCTGGCCACCGCCAACCCGATCGAGTACGAGGGAACCTACCCGCTGCCCGAGGCGCAACTCGACCGGTTCCTGCTGCGGGTGTCGTTCGGCTACCCCAGCCACGAGGAGGAGTGGGAGGTGCTGCGTCGGCGCATCTCCCGCCGCCAGGAGGAGACCGAACTGGCCGCCGTGGTCGACGCCGCCGGGCTGCGGGCCATGCAGGCGGCGCTGGAGAACGTGGTGGTCGAGGACTCCATCGGCCGGTACATCGTGGCCCTCACCGCGGCCACCCGGGAACACCCGTCGGTCCTGGTCGGAGCGTCGCCCCGGGGTTCGCTCGCGCTGCTGCTGCTGGCCCGGGCCAAGGCGGTGCTCGCCGGCCGGGACTTCGTCGTGCCGGAGGACGTCAAGGAGGTCGCCGCCCCCGTACTGGCACACCGGATCACCCTGCGGCCGGAGATGTGGCTGCGCCGGGTGGATCCGTCCTTCGTGGTCGGCGAGGTGCTGGCGCAGACCCCGGCCCCGGCCAGCGGCGCGCTGCCCAGCTACGGCGGCGGGTTCGGCCCACCGGGCAACGCGGCGGCCGGCCGCCGCGCGGCACCGTGACCGGCGGCGGCGTGTCATGACCGCCACGCAATGGCAGCCGACCCGGGCGCTGGGCCGGGCGGTGCTGATCACCGGCCTGCTGCTGATCACCGGGGTGATCCTCGGTCGGGTCGATCTGGTCGCCCTGGCCACCCCGTTCGCGCTGGGCACCGCGTACGCGCTGCGCCGCCGGCCGGCCGCCGCACCGGTGCTGGACCTCGGGGCGGTCGACGCCAACCTCGTCGAGGGCGGCCAGGTCGGTGCCCGGGCCGCCGCCGCCAACCCGGCCGACGCCGACTACGACCTGGTGGTGGTACGCGCGTTGGTGTCGCCGTGGCTGCGCATCGACGAGGTCGGGGTGCTGGCGCCGATCTCGATCGACGGCGGTCGTTCCGGTAGTGGACGGGACGCGGAACCGGGCGACCCGTCCGCCGACCCGCCTGCCGGTGGTGGCCAACTGCTGGTACTCGAACGGTTGGCGGCGGCGGCCCGTCCCCGGCCCAGTGGTGGAGTGCCGGACCGCCCGTTCGGCCTGGCGGTGCCGACCGGCTCGGCGGCCGGTTTCGAACTGTCCGGGGTGGCGCTGCGCTGGGGCCGGCAGCCGGTCGGGCCGGTCGCCGCGCGGGCGATCGCCTGCGACGGGCTGCTGTCCTGCCGGCCGGTGGTCGCCGAACCGGTCCGGGTGCCGGTCTACCCGGTGATCGACCCGTTCAACGCCGACGAGGCGATGCCCCGCGCCGCCGGGCTGGTCGGCGGGCACCGCTCCCGCCGGCCGGGGGAGGGCGGTGAACTGGCCGGGGTGCGCATCTTCGGCCCCGGCGACCGGCTGCGCCGCATCGACTGGCGGGTGTCGCTGCGGGCCCGACAGCTGCACGTCGCCGCGACCCTGTCCGACCGCGACGCCGAGGTGGTGCTGCTGCTCGACGTCCTCACCGAGGTCGGCCGCTCCGGTGGGGTGTCCGGCGGTGCGTCGGTGCTGGACACCACGGTCCGGGCGGCGGCCGCGATCGCGGAACACTACCTGCACCGCGGTGACCGGGTGTCGATGCTGGAGTACGGCCCGACGGCCCGCCGGCTCCGTCCGGCCACCGGCCGTCGGCAGTACCTGACGGTCCTGGAGTGGCTGCTCGACGTCGAGGTGCGGCCCACCCCGTACGAACCGTACGACCAGGTCTTCGGCCCGCAGCTGCTCTCCTCGGACGCGCTGGTCGTGGTGCTGACCCCACTGGTGGACCCGCGTTCGGCGGAGATGCTGGCCCGGATGGCCCGGTCGGGGCGGATCGTCGTCGCCGTCGACACGCTGCCCACCACGGTGGCGCCGCCGCCCCGGCAGGGCCAGTGGACCGAGGTGGCGTACCGGCTGTGGCGGCTGGACCGGGAGAACACCGTCGGACAGTTGCGTGAACACGGCGTACCGGTGGTGAACTGGGCCGGGGCTGGAAGCCTCGACCAGGTGCTGCGGGACGTGGCCCGGCTGGCGTCGGCGCCGAAGGCGGTGCTGCGATGATCACCGCGATCCGGGACCGGGTGGCGGCGGTGCGCACCGGATTCACCCG is a window from the Solwaraspora sp. WMMD792 genome containing:
- a CDS encoding MoxR family ATPase → MNDVVAAPTTEVSRLAHAVLDSVGTVLVGKRDALELVLAGILAGGHVLLEDLPGLGKTLTARSFAQALGLDFRRLQFTPDLLPADVTGSFLYDQRSADFTFRAGPLFTNLLLADEINRTPPKTQSALLEAMQEKQVSVEGVTYRLEAPFHVLATANPIEYEGTYPLPEAQLDRFLLRVSFGYPSHEEEWEVLRRRISRRQEETELAAVVDAAGLRAMQAALENVVVEDSIGRYIVALTAATREHPSVLVGASPRGSLALLLLARAKAVLAGRDFVVPEDVKEVAAPVLAHRITLRPEMWLRRVDPSFVVGEVLAQTPAPASGALPSYGGGFGPPGNAAAGRRAAP
- a CDS encoding uracil-DNA glycosylase, giving the protein MTSAADVTSTAARVPDLPALDHAIAGCRACPNLVAWREEVAATKRAAFRDQTYWGRPVPGFGPPDARIAILGLAPAAHGGNRTGRVFTGDRSGDVLFAALHRAGLANQPTSVAVDDGLRLSDTRVVAAVRCAPPANRPTPAERDTCAPWLHREIALLRPTLRVVVALGAFAWAAWWPAMTRVYGRRPPTPRPVFGHGAHWSGGGAVPDVLGCYHVSQQNTFTGRLTPAMLDEVFTEVNRLAGRI
- a CDS encoding DUF4129 domain-containing protein, which encodes MDSAAIRRLWPLAAVAVLLALTAVAAANSTLPVGRTDATVERDIPALPDYQQPQTAPTYQPPPDDFAAADQQQLPSWVPLLAGALCGLTVLVVAGLLLWTLLRDVVRRRPRSTPVGIRRRSTAGPGPASTAEVVAAVDAGLVELSAADADPRRAVIACWVRLEQAAAAAGTPRQIGDTPTDLVTRLLAGHEISAEVLSAFAGVYREARYARHDVDERTREQARWALRRLRTELTAAVGPGEGEGGPAGE
- a CDS encoding DUF58 domain-containing protein, which translates into the protein MTATQWQPTRALGRAVLITGLLLITGVILGRVDLVALATPFALGTAYALRRRPAAAPVLDLGAVDANLVEGGQVGARAAAANPADADYDLVVVRALVSPWLRIDEVGVLAPISIDGGRSGSGRDAEPGDPSADPPAGGGQLLVLERLAAAARPRPSGGVPDRPFGLAVPTGSAAGFELSGVALRWGRQPVGPVAARAIACDGLLSCRPVVAEPVRVPVYPVIDPFNADEAMPRAAGLVGGHRSRRPGEGGELAGVRIFGPGDRLRRIDWRVSLRARQLHVAATLSDRDAEVVLLLDVLTEVGRSGGVSGGASVLDTTVRAAAAIAEHYLHRGDRVSMLEYGPTARRLRPATGRRQYLTVLEWLLDVEVRPTPYEPYDQVFGPQLLSSDALVVVLTPLVDPRSAEMLARMARSGRIVVAVDTLPTTVAPPPRQGQWTEVAYRLWRLDRENTVGQLREHGVPVVNWAGAGSLDQVLRDVARLASAPKAVLR